The genomic DNA CCATTCATTCACTGTTTTTTGTAAATGAAAAAGCAACGGTCTTCCCCCTCTCAACATCTAACTATATATATATTCCACTTGGAGAGAATCCTTACCTTTAATATTTCTTCGACAAATTTTCGAACATTTGTCAGGGGTACCTAACAAGCTTTATATCGAATGCTGTAATTAGAGTTCATTTCCCGAGAAATATGTCACTTTTTAAAATGAAGTTACTTTTGCTGTCGAAGGGATTCGGAAATCGACAAATAAAAAAAATCAGACAAAAAACGTCTGATTCCTATAAGGACTTTAAGCTTTCATATAAAAATGGTACCGATTGAAAAGCATAAATTTTCTTAACTAATTTGTTTTTCCTTATAACAAGTAAACAGGGAACAGACTCGATCGAATATTGCTCAGCTAATGCTGGCACAAAATTCAGATCAGCCTTTAACCAGTTATATTGTGGTAAAAGCTGTTCAACGACTGAGAGCATTTTTCCTGCTACCTGGCATGTACCACATAACGGTGTGTACAAGTAGAGAAAATTTGTTTCCTCCGCCGAGAAGAGTATTTCCCTGTTATTTTCAAGCAATTCTTGCATGTTGTTACTCCTTCTTACACTTTGTCTAAAAATTGCGTAAAGACATCGATGTTTGCCCCAAGCAGTACAGTAGCTAAATGATGTTCTGGTGCGGTAGCTACCTCCCTGTAGGTTCGATCGATGTATAAATGATCTGCTTCAGGAAACTCGCGTTTAAAAAGTCTTCGAAGCTTTTCTCCAGCTTCATCAGCATCAACAAGAATATAGACATCCTTTCCAAACAATTCATCAATGATTTCATCAAGCTTCGAAAGAGATATCGTTCCATTCGTACAAATAATGTCTACAGGCTCCTTAATAACCTTTTGCACCTTCTTTTTGTCTGACGTACCTTCTACAATAATTACTTTTTCAGGTCTCACTTCAGTCATATGCATCACCTGTGAACATGTTGTATTTTCTTTACTTTATTCATTATTCTCGAAAGAGGTGTACAATTCCTCTAACTATTTACGATTATAAAAAAATAAACAGCGGAAAGAAACCCGCTGTCCATGGATTAACACCATCCACCTTCATCACAATCTGTATATCTTGGTTCGTCACGAGATGGAGTGGATACCAGCTGAAAAATCTTCTCTCCAGCACTTTCAAAATGATGTTCAAGCTGAATATCACTTCCACTCGGTAAAGGGACCTTTCCGATTTGTTCATTTTCTAGATAAAGCACGATTTCACCATTTTGAAGCTTTCCGACAACACGGTCTGTAATATCTAATTTTCCTTGCTGCAAAGTCATGTTGTTAGCCATCCCTTTCTTTTCTGTTATACGTGTAGCATGCCCATGTTTGCTAGAAAAAAAAGAAACAAATAAAAGACACCTAGAAAGGTGCCTCATGTTTTAGTCTTCGTTAATCATTTCTTCATACT from Robertmurraya sp. FSL R5-0851 includes the following:
- a CDS encoding thioredoxin family protein, with the protein product MQELLENNREILFSAEETNFLYLYTPLCGTCQVAGKMLSVVEQLLPQYNWLKADLNFVPALAEQYSIESVPCLLVIRKNKLVKKIYAFQSVPFLYESLKSL
- a CDS encoding toprim domain-containing protein produces the protein MTEVRPEKVIIVEGTSDKKKVQKVIKEPVDIICTNGTISLSKLDEIIDELFGKDVYILVDADEAGEKLRRLFKREFPEADHLYIDRTYREVATAPEHHLATVLLGANIDVFTQFLDKV
- a CDS encoding YusG family protein produces the protein MTLQQGKLDITDRVVGKLQNGEIVLYLENEQIGKVPLPSGSDIQLEHHFESAGEKIFQLVSTPSRDEPRYTDCDEGGWC